The segment TTTCTGGAAGCAAAAATCCCAACAATAATTATTTCAGATTTACCTGCAAAGAAAATTGTTAAAGAACTTGAAGAAAAAGGATTTGGATATATAATTGTTGAAGCAGATTCTATGCTTGGTGCTAGAAGAGAATTTCTAGATCCAATAGAAATGGCAATATTCAATGCAGATTTAATAAAAGTATTATCTATAACAGGAGCATTTAATATAATTTATGAAGCAATAGACTGTTTAATAGATTCTTTAAAAAAGGGAGAAGAACCAAGATTGCCTAGAATAGTTATAGATAGAGATACTGCTATTAATGCTGCAAAATTTTCAAATCCATATGCTGCATCAAAAGCAGCTGCTGCATGGGAAATAGCTAAAAAAGTTTCCGATATTACTGTAGAAGCTTGCTTTAAAATAAAAGAATGGGAAAAATATACTTTCTTATGTTCTTCTGCTCATGAAATGATAAGAGAAGCTTCTAGATTAGCTGCAGAAGCTAGAGAAATAGAGAAATATTCAGATTCTGTTATTAGAAAACCGCATGCTAATGATGGAAGAATTCTTGAGAAAAGAAAATTGATCGAAAAACCTAAATGATGTAAAATGATTAAAGTAATATTAATAACCGGAAGAAGTCTTGATCAAGGTACTTCAAAATCTATTGGAAAATTTTCAAAAGAATACATGGAAAAACTTGCTATATGTGAATTAGACCCAGAAGATTTAAAAAGCTTAGGTATTAAGAGCGGGCAAAATGTAAAAATAAAAACAAAATATGGAGAAATAATAGTTAAAGCAATAGAATCTAAACAAGCCCCTCATAAAGGAATTGCTTTTATGCCTTATGGTCCATGGGCAAATCTTTTATTAGGTTCTTTAACAAATAGTAGTGGAATGCCAACTTTTAAAGGGATCGAAGCAGATATTGAGATTGCTAAAGAGGGGAAAATTATGGATTTAAATGAATTATTAGAAGAAAAAATTGGAGTGATATAAATGAAAACAATAAATAATGTTGTATGCTCTTTTTGTGGATGCTTATGTGATGATATAGAAGTTAATATAGAAAATAATAAAATAGTAAATGTTAAAAATGCGTGTAGTTTAGGATTATCAAAATTCCTTAATTATAATAAACATAGGATCCTTAAACCTAGAATAAGAAAAAGCAAAGAATTTGTAAATGTTTCACTTGAAGAAGCAATAAATGAGTGTGTTAAAATTCTTTCAAATGCAAACTATCCAATAATATATGGCTGGAGCAATACTTCTAATGAAGCTTTAAGAGTTGGTATAGAAATAGCTGAATTAATAGGAGGAGTAATAGATAATACTACTTCTGTATGTCATGGTCCAACCATTATAGGAGTTCAAGATATTGGAGAATCCACTTCAACACTTGGACAAATAAAGAATAGAGCAGATTTGATTATTTATTGGGGTTCAAATCCTTTACATGCACATCCAAGGCATTTATCAAGATATACTGCTTTATCAAAAGGAAGATTCATTAAAACACGTAAAGAAAGGAAAGTAGTTGTAGTAGATGTAAGAAAAACTGCTACAGCAAATATTGCAGATGTTTTTATTCAAATAAAGCCTAATTCAGATTATGAATTACTTACAGCTTTAAGATATGCTGTAAATAATGGGGAAATAGAACAAGATGAAGTTGCAGGAGTTCCTGTAGAGAAAATAGAAGAATTAGCTGAAATGATGGTAAGTTGCAAATTTGGTGCTTTAATGTTTGGATTAGGATTAACAATGTCTCCTGGAAAGCATAGGAATATTGAAGCTGCAATAGCTTTAGTAACAGATTTAAATAAATATACAAAATTTGTTATTCTTCCAATGCGTGGACATTATAATGTTACTGGAGCAAACAATGTAACATGTTGGATAACTGGTTATCCTTTTGCAGTAGATTTTAGTAAAGGTTATCCATATTACAATCCAGGAGAAACTACAATTGCTGATATAATTGCTCGTGGAGAATGTGATGCAGCTTTGATTGTTGCTTCAGATCCTATATCTCATCTACCAATAGAATCTGCAAGAAAATTGTCTAAAATACCAATAGTAACAATAGATCCTCATGAAACGCCCACAACAAGAGTTTCAAGAGTAGTAATTCCATCAAGTTATGTGGGAATAGAATGTGAAGGAACAGCTTATAGAATGGATGGTGTGCCCTTAAGATTAAAGAAAATCGTTGATCCGCCTGATGGAATAATTTCTGATGAAGAAATACTTAAAATGATTTTATCAAAATTAAAGGGTGATTAAAAATGAAAATTTTAATAAAAAATGGATATGTTTATGATCCTTTAAATAAAATAGATGGAGAAATAATGGATATTGCTATAGAAAATGGGAAAATAGTAGAATCTATAAGTGGAGAAGTAATAGAAATAGATGCTAAAAATATGATTGTTATGCCAGGTGGAGTTGATCTACATTCACATATTGCAGGTTCTAAAGTTAATTCTGGAAGACTTCTTAGACCAGAAGACCATTATAAAGATATAGAGAAGAAAACAAACATAAGAAGATCAGGAGTTGGACATACTATCCCTTCAACATACACAACAGGATATAGATATTCTGAAATGGGATATACAACAGTTATGGAAGCAGCCACTCCTCCATTAAAAACAAGACATACGCATGAAGAGTTAAATGATATACCTATGATAGATAAAGGTTGCTTAACAGTTCTAGATAATAATTGGATAGTTTTAGATTATTTAAGTAAGAATGAATTAGAAAAATGCGCTGCATACATAGGATGGATTTTAAATGCTGTAAAAGGATATGGAATAAAAATTGTTAATCCTGGTGGAGTAGAATTATGGGGATGGGGAAAGAATGTTAAAACAATTGATGATCAAGTTCCTCCATTTAATATAACCCCAAGAGAAATAATCAGAGGGCTTTGTAAAATTAATAAAATGTTAAACCTTCCTCATACAATTCATCTTCATACAAATAATCTTGGAACTCCTGGAAATTATAGAACATTAATAGAATCTATGAAATGTGTTAGCGACCTTAGTAATGGATCTATTATTTTGCATGTTACGCATGTTCAATTCTGTGGATACAAAGGATATTCATGGATAACTCTTTCCTCAGGGGCAGAAGAAATAGCAAAATTTGTTAATGAAAATAAATACGTTACATTAGATCTTGGACAGATTGTTTTTGGAGACGCAACAACAATGACTGCAGATGGGCCATTCCAATATATACTATATTCATTAAGTAAAAATAAATGGATTAATTCAGATGTAGAAGCTGAAACAAGTGCTGGAATAGTTCCTTATAGATTTAAAAAGAAAAATTATGTGAATGCTATTCAATGGAGTATTGGCCTTGAAATTGCATTATTAATAAAAGATCCTTGGAGAGTTTTCCTTACAACAGATCATCCGAATGCAGGATTATTTACTTCATATCCAAAATTAATAGCTTGGTTAATGAGTAAAAAAGCTCGTGAAAAAATACTTGAAAAAGTAAATAAAAGAGCAAAAAGTAAAATGATTTTACCATCTTTAGAAAGGGAATATACATTTTATGAAATAGCGATAGTTACAAGAGCTGGGACAGCAAGAGCTTTAGGGCTTAAAAATAAAGGTCATTTAGGAATAGGTGCAGATGCAGATGTAGCAATTTATGATGTAAATCCAAAAGAAATAAATCCATCAAAAGAATATAAAAAAGTTAGAAAAGCATTTAGAAAAGCGGCATATACAATAAAAGATGGTAAAATAGTATGTAAGAATGGAGAAATAGCTGAAAATATTTTCGGAAAAACTTATTGGGTAAACGTAGATATTCCTAAAGACTTACTTGTATCAACAATTTCTGAAGTAAAAGGAAAATTTGAAGAATACTATACTGTTAAAATGGAAAATTATGCAATTCATGAAAATGAATTACTTAAAAGTGCTCCTTTGAAAATAAATTCAAATTTATGAGGGAAAAATATGAGTAGTGAAATCTTTTTAAAACCAAAGTATGATTTTAAAGTTCCAATAGATGCAAGTGCCATTTCACCAAATGAATTTTCTGGAAAAACTTTAGAAGGAATAAAAAATATTAAGATTTGGGAAGGCAATAAAGAGAAAACTTTAGGAGATTTATTTATTATAGAAGGCAATACAAGTTCAGAAGTAAAAAACATGAAAATAATACTTGAAGGAGATTTTTCAAAAGTTAGAAGAATAGGATCAAATATGAGCGATGGGGAAATAATTATTAAAGGTTCTGTAGGATTTCACTTAGGAGAAAAAATGAGTGGTGGTAGAATAATAGTGGAAGGAAATGCAGATTCCTGGCTAGGTTCAAAAATGAAAGGCGGATTAATTGAAGTATACGGTAATGCAGGAGACTTTATAGGAGCACCATATAGAGGAGAAACAAAAGGAATGAAAGGAGGAACTATAATAATTCATGGAAATGCTGGAAATGAAATAGGTTGCTGGATGAGGGGAGGGTTAATAAAAGTTAAAGGAGATTGTGGATTATTCCCTGGAATACATATGAAAAATGGGACAATAGTAATTTATGGAAATACTGAAGGAAGATGTGGAGCATTAATGAAAGGAGGAAAAGTCATTATTTTAGGAAAAGTTCCAACAGTACTTTCTAGTTTTACATTTGAAGAAATAAGAAGTAGCGTAAAAGCTAATGGAGAGAAAATTGATGGACCATTCTATGTTTTTACAGGAGATTTAAATGAAGAAGGTTCGGGAAAAATATTTATTTCAACTTTAAATAATACACATTTAAAATTTTATGAAAAATATATAG is part of the Nitrososphaerota archaeon genome and harbors:
- a CDS encoding molybdopterin dinucleotide binding domain-containing protein, which gives rise to MIKVILITGRSLDQGTSKSIGKFSKEYMEKLAICELDPEDLKSLGIKSGQNVKIKTKYGEIIVKAIESKQAPHKGIAFMPYGPWANLLLGSLTNSSGMPTFKGIEADIEIAKEGKIMDLNELLEEKIGVI
- a CDS encoding formylmethanofuran dehydrogenase subunit C; this translates as MSSEIFLKPKYDFKVPIDASAISPNEFSGKTLEGIKNIKIWEGNKEKTLGDLFIIEGNTSSEVKNMKIILEGDFSKVRRIGSNMSDGEIIIKGSVGFHLGEKMSGGRIIVEGNADSWLGSKMKGGLIEVYGNAGDFIGAPYRGETKGMKGGTIIIHGNAGNEIGCWMRGGLIKVKGDCGLFPGIHMKNGTIVIYGNTEGRCGALMKGGKVIILGKVPTVLSSFTFEEIRSSVKANGEKIDGPFYVFTGDLNEEGSGKIFISTLNNTHLKFYEKYIE
- a CDS encoding F420-dependent methylenetetrahydromethanopterin dehydrogenase, whose amino-acid sequence is FLEAKIPTIIISDLPAKKIVKELEEKGFGYIIVEADSMLGARREFLDPIEMAIFNADLIKVLSITGAFNIIYEAIDCLIDSLKKGEEPRLPRIVIDRDTAINAAKFSNPYAASKAAAAWEIAKKVSDITVEACFKIKEWEKYTFLCSSAHEMIREASRLAAEAREIEKYSDSVIRKPHANDGRILEKRKLIEKPK
- a CDS encoding formylmethanofuran dehydrogenase subunit A, whose translation is MKILIKNGYVYDPLNKIDGEIMDIAIENGKIVESISGEVIEIDAKNMIVMPGGVDLHSHIAGSKVNSGRLLRPEDHYKDIEKKTNIRRSGVGHTIPSTYTTGYRYSEMGYTTVMEAATPPLKTRHTHEELNDIPMIDKGCLTVLDNNWIVLDYLSKNELEKCAAYIGWILNAVKGYGIKIVNPGGVELWGWGKNVKTIDDQVPPFNITPREIIRGLCKINKMLNLPHTIHLHTNNLGTPGNYRTLIESMKCVSDLSNGSIILHVTHVQFCGYKGYSWITLSSGAEEIAKFVNENKYVTLDLGQIVFGDATTMTADGPFQYILYSLSKNKWINSDVEAETSAGIVPYRFKKKNYVNAIQWSIGLEIALLIKDPWRVFLTTDHPNAGLFTSYPKLIAWLMSKKAREKILEKVNKRAKSKMILPSLEREYTFYEIAIVTRAGTARALGLKNKGHLGIGADADVAIYDVNPKEINPSKEYKKVRKAFRKAAYTIKDGKIVCKNGEIAENIFGKTYWVNVDIPKDLLVSTISEVKGKFEEYYTVKMENYAIHENELLKSAPLKINSNL
- a CDS encoding formylmethanofuran dehydrogenase subunit B, which translates into the protein MKTINNVVCSFCGCLCDDIEVNIENNKIVNVKNACSLGLSKFLNYNKHRILKPRIRKSKEFVNVSLEEAINECVKILSNANYPIIYGWSNTSNEALRVGIEIAELIGGVIDNTTSVCHGPTIIGVQDIGESTSTLGQIKNRADLIIYWGSNPLHAHPRHLSRYTALSKGRFIKTRKERKVVVVDVRKTATANIADVFIQIKPNSDYELLTALRYAVNNGEIEQDEVAGVPVEKIEELAEMMVSCKFGALMFGLGLTMSPGKHRNIEAAIALVTDLNKYTKFVILPMRGHYNVTGANNVTCWITGYPFAVDFSKGYPYYNPGETTIADIIARGECDAALIVASDPISHLPIESARKLSKIPIVTIDPHETPTTRVSRVVIPSSYVGIECEGTAYRMDGVPLRLKKIVDPPDGIISDEEILKMILSKLKGD